From a region of the Branchiostoma floridae strain S238N-H82 chromosome 13, Bfl_VNyyK, whole genome shotgun sequence genome:
- the LOC118428528 gene encoding cytochrome b-245 chaperone 1-like, translated as MVYMKIKKKTPLILYLKRSPGIRSWSLLVGFVAVGVGAAYFSGDHILWSLFYITACLVVGVSCMEDWEECIFDKMTGKVTVKKFSLMQAILRPKQEQREIVADIYNIVSVEVEQETFRYLGTGSHVVLSFQSGYSIPMTEVSTLGDNRDHHRIASEVRSFLNLDDTHRFSTMDSDSEQEDSSLPGDGAMTGDDDFINSSESDLGSDYDGDSISGEDTSATDLSDYEGASQSDGSSESEEYVVRKPGHPV; from the exons ATGGTTTACATGAAAATCAAGAAGAAAACTCCTCTGATCTTGTATTTGAAGAGGTCGCCTGGGATCAGGTCATGGAGCCTACTCGTAG GTTTTGTAGCTGTAGGGGTGGGAGCTGCATACTTCAGTGGAG ACCACATCCTGTGGAGTCTATTCTACATCACAGCCTGTCTGGTGGTGGGTGTGTCCTGTATGGAGGACTGGGAG GAGTGTATATTTGACAAGATGACGGGGAAGGTGACGGTGAAGAAGTTCAGTCTGATGCAGGCAATTCTCAGGCCCAAACAGGAACAAAGAGAAA TTGTTGCAGATATTTACAACATAGTAAGTGTGGAGGTAGAACAGGAGACGTTCCGGTACCTGGGTACAGGCAGCCATGTTGTCCTGTCCTTCCAGTCGGGATACTCCATTCCCATGACAGAGGTCTCAACCTTGGGTGACAACAG GGACCACCACAGAATAGCCAGTGAGGTGCGCTCCTTCCTGAACCTGGATGACACCCAccgtttcagcaccatggacagcgaCAGTGAGCAGGAGGACTCCTCCTTACCCGGAGACGGCGCCATGACGGGAGACGACGATTTCATCAACTCGTCCGAGTCAGACCTGGGGTCGGACTATGACGGGGACTCCATATCAGGAGAGGACACCAGCGCTACGGACCTGTCGGATTACGAGGGAGCGTCCCAGTCAGATGGGTCCTCAGAATCCGAGGAATATGTCGTCAGGAAGCCCGGCCACCCTGTATGA